The following proteins are co-located in the Hypomesus transpacificus isolate Combined female chromosome 23, fHypTra1, whole genome shotgun sequence genome:
- the pdcl3 gene encoding phosducin-like protein 3 has product MQDPNADTEWNDILRKKGILPPKEKPEDEEEEDLSLQQQSVVKTYESMTLDELDENEDEFSEEDEAAIEMYRQKRLAEWKATQIKNVFGELGEISGQDYVKEVNKAGEGIWVVLHLYKQGIPLCTLINQHLFELARKFPQTKFLKSISTTCIPNYPDRNLPTIFVYNEGEMKAQFIGPLVFGGMNLKVEELEWRLSESGAIKTDLEENPKKQIEDKLMTSIRCSLPTKKDSDSDDD; this is encoded by the exons ATGCAG GATCCTAACGCCGACACTGAATGGAATGACATCCTCAGAAAGAAGGGGATTCTTCCTCCTAAAGAGAAGCCcgaagatgaggaagaggaggatctTAGTTTACAGCAGCAGTCTGTTG TGAAAACGTATGAGAGCATGACACTGGATGAGCTGGACGAGAACGAGGATGAGTTCAGTGAAGAAGATGAGGCTGCAATCGAAATGTACAG ACAAAAGCGACTAGCAGAGTGGAAAGCCACCCAGATCAAGAATGTGTTTGGGGAGCTGGGAGAGATCTCTGGTCAGGATTACGTCAAGGAGGTCAACAAAGCTGGAGAGGGTATCTGGGTCGTGCTGCATCTTTACAAACAGGG catccCTCTGTGCACCTTGATAAACCAGCACCTATTTGAGCTGGCCAGGAAGTTCCCTCAAACCAAGTTCCTCAAGTCTATCTCCACCACCTGCATCCCCAACTACCCGGACCGTAACCTGCCCACCATCTTTGTCTACAACGAGGGGGAGATGAAGGCCCAGTTCATCGGCCCTCTCGTCTTCGGTGGCATGAACCTCAAAGTAGAAG AGCTGGAGTGGCGGTTATCAGAGTCTGGTGCCATTAAGACTGATCTGGAGGAGAACCCAAAGAAGCAGATTGAAGATAAACTCATGACGTCCATCCGATGCTCTCTCCCCACCAAGAAAGACAGTGACTCAGACGATGATTAA